In Pogoniulus pusillus isolate bPogPus1 chromosome 1, bPogPus1.pri, whole genome shotgun sequence, one DNA window encodes the following:
- the LOC135177006 gene encoding uncharacterized protein LOC135177006, with protein MAEDSPKRRKANFNEAETEVLIEQVLKHEQLLFAAGPGRASPGQKRKVWELIRHKVNPVAACPRDVEDLKKRWRDLKRRDRSKLCRLSQGCGPPGPAATLGLFLAPEEMPPAAAPPARRRHHHRAYGSLLPAEAVPIVGGIDTLELPGAIVGDIGFNDDPGPSHQPSLQKMNLKEEIVVKVVEPEESSEDMAVVPPSHEQQPFLGTSSGGSSGKVKAKTKGKSHVDQNEVTEEDLLQIQQTQMRVIQSGFDSVNHNLQLLQQGMQDLSNSLSIMAHTLVAIKNIYVKNNTGPATYATTSTQTTAGYLSPGSPQVSPLEDRGRAQVAGSSSRSSSCSSSSVSQEPGSSEFPRPPVRTIKKEHPNGCYYFCFADV; from the exons ATGGCTGAGGACTCGCCTAAGCGGCGCAAGGCGAATTTCAACGAGGCGGAGACGGAGGTGCTGATCGAGCAGGTGCTGAAGCACGAGCAGCTACTATTCgccgccgggccgggccgcgccTCCCCGGGCCAGAAGCGGAAAGTGTGGGAGCTGATCCGGCACAAGGTGAATCCTGTGGCTGCATGTCCCCGCGACGTGGAGGATCTGAAGAAGCGTTGGAGGGACCTGAAGCGCCGCGACCGCAGCAAGCTCTGCCGCCTCTCGCAGGGCTGCGGGCCGCCGGGCCCCGCCGCCACCCTCGGCCTCTTCCTGGCACCCGAGGAGAtgccgcccgccgccgcgccgcccgcccgccgccgccaccaccaccgTGCCTACGGCTCCCTTTTGCCTGCCGAGGCCGTGCCTATCGTGGGTGGTATCGACACGCTGGAACTGCCCGGCGCCATCGTGGGGGACATCG GGTTTAATGATGATCCTGGTCCTTCTCATCAACCCAGTTTGCAGAAGATGAACCTTAAAGAAGAAATAGTAGTGAAGGTGGTAGAGCCAGAAGAAAGCTCTGAGGACATGGCAGTGGTTCCACCTAGCCATGAGCAACAACCTTTTCTGGGAACATCAAGTGGAGGTTCCTCTGGGAAagtaaaagccaaaacaaaaggcAAGTCTCACGTGGACCAAAATGAAGTAACTGAAGAGGACCTACTGCAGATTCAGCAGACCCAGATGCGGGTGATCCAGTCTGGCTTTGACAGTGTCAATCAcaatcttcagctgctgcaacaAGGCATGCAGGATCTGAGTAACAGCCTCAGCATCATGGCACATACACTTGTTGCTATCAAAAATATCTATGTGAAAAACAACACTGGTCCAGCCACATATGCCACTACCTCTACTCAGACCACCGCTGGGTACCTGAGCCCAGGTTCCCCGCAAGTCTCCCCCCTTGAGGACAGAGGTAGAGCACAGgtggctggaagcagcagcagaagcagcagctgcagctccagctctgtgtcACAAGAACCAGGTTCTTCAGAGTTTCCTAGGCCTCCGGTGAGAACCATTAAGAAAGAACATCCAAATGGCTGCTACTACTTCTGTTTTGCAGATGTGTAA